The Polypterus senegalus isolate Bchr_013 chromosome 1, ASM1683550v1, whole genome shotgun sequence genome includes a window with the following:
- the kcne4 gene encoding potassium voltage-gated channel subfamily E member 4 isoform X2 has product MLIMAVLNATEFAIAPSVTGSSAAPGTVNMKERGHEYLYILIVLSFYGIFLLGIMLFYMRSKKRERNMFLLYEEEEKAWGGVVKKHSLPTISGLRGVHLSLLPGFGALSDGMVPSAFSCTLCTLEESSNSSVCSSPDLHPAIEEEESDIGIGEPSQALLPHSLEAINEMAC; this is encoded by the coding sequence ATGCTTATAATGGCTGTGTTAAACGCTACAGAGTTCGCCATCGCCCCCTCAGTGACTGGCAGTTCTGCAGCTCCTGGCACAGTTAACATGAAGGAAAGGGGACACGAGTATCTCTACATTCTTATAGTGCTGTCCTTCTATGGAATATTCCTATTGGGGATTATGCTCTTCTATATGAGATCtaagaagagagagaggaatATGTTTCTACTGTATGAGGAAGAAGAGAAGGCATGGGGGGGAGTAGTGAAGAAACACAGTCTTCCCACTATCTCTGGCCTCCGAGGTGTCCACCTCTCCTTGCTCCCTGGCTTCGGTGCCTTATCTGATGGGATGGTGCCATCAGCATTCTCCTGTACACTGTGCACGCTGGAGGAAAGCAGCAACAGTTCGGTGTGCTCCTCACCAGACCTGCACCCTGCAATTGAGGAAGAAGAGTCCGACATTGGCATTGGTGAACCCTCACA
- the kcne4 gene encoding potassium voltage-gated channel subfamily E member 4 isoform X1: MVKSGTAAPMLIMAVLNATEFAIAPSVTGSSAAPGTVNMKERGHEYLYILIVLSFYGIFLLGIMLFYMRSKKRERNMFLLYEEEEKAWGGVVKKHSLPTISGLRGVHLSLLPGFGALSDGMVPSAFSCTLCTLEESSNSSVCSSPDLHPAIEEEESDIGIGEPSQALLPHSLEAINEMAC; this comes from the coding sequence GTCAAATCCGGAACTGCAGCCCCCATGCTTATAATGGCTGTGTTAAACGCTACAGAGTTCGCCATCGCCCCCTCAGTGACTGGCAGTTCTGCAGCTCCTGGCACAGTTAACATGAAGGAAAGGGGACACGAGTATCTCTACATTCTTATAGTGCTGTCCTTCTATGGAATATTCCTATTGGGGATTATGCTCTTCTATATGAGATCtaagaagagagagaggaatATGTTTCTACTGTATGAGGAAGAAGAGAAGGCATGGGGGGGAGTAGTGAAGAAACACAGTCTTCCCACTATCTCTGGCCTCCGAGGTGTCCACCTCTCCTTGCTCCCTGGCTTCGGTGCCTTATCTGATGGGATGGTGCCATCAGCATTCTCCTGTACACTGTGCACGCTGGAGGAAAGCAGCAACAGTTCGGTGTGCTCCTCACCAGACCTGCACCCTGCAATTGAGGAAGAAGAGTCCGACATTGGCATTGGTGAACCCTCACA